The Anas platyrhynchos isolate ZD024472 breed Pekin duck chromosome 10, IASCAAS_PekinDuck_T2T, whole genome shotgun sequence genome segment TGGCTTAGAACCGCGTCCATCCAGCCCCCAGTGCACAGGGGGGCTTCCAGCTGAGCAAGGCAGCTAACAAGGCACTGGACTAGAACTAGAGAGCTTTCTCCTTCATCTCCTAGGAAACTGGGCACCAGAGGTGACAGCAAGGGCTTCCTTCTGCCCCTCGGCGCTGGCTGTCCCTACCTGGCTCTGTAATATCTCCACACCGTTCCCTCCCATCACAGCATCcttcagcacagccccagcctgcccccCTGCCTGACCCCTGCCGGGTGCCAACCCACGCACGCCCACCCCTCACTGCCCACCCCTCACTTCCCAACACAGCGCCATGACCTACGGCCGtggccctgtcccccccccctcacatCTCCCCTTCTTGCTCCTGCTTCGCCCCACACCTCCACCACTATGCCTGGCCTGGGGGAGCTGAGCCTCACGGGGGGACCCAGCTCACCCTGGGCCGGCTGCCTTCCTCCTGGGGGTCACCCCGAGCCCCCTCTCCTTCCCGTGGCTGAGCAGCACCTCGCTCGCCCATCCCACCCGCAGCCCCCCTGTGGTGCAGGGCTTCGCCTCTCCgcgctggggaaggggcagcagtggggacggtggggggggggcagctgcccctgcccctgaaGGGGTGGTGGCAGAGCCCCACGGCAGGAGGAGTGAAGGCCCCCTgcatggctgcagcagcccatggcTCTCCAGAGGGGGGCCCCGGCCCAGGTTAAAAGGAAGCTTATAAATATGTGCCTGGGGGTGCCCCCGCGCAGCTGGATGCCAGCTCCGCGCTCTCCTgtgcctgccccagcccagctgacTGGTGAGTCCGCGGTCCGACGGGacacagcagcttcccagctccTCAGATCTTGGTCTCGGGGCCGTTtgggctcagtgctgggaagGAATCTCGGATCCTCGCCAGCTCCATGGCGCAGAGGTGCCCGAAGACCTTGTTGTACCACTCCGGAGACCGGCCCCTGGAAGGGAGCAAGGCAGAGCGAGGGCTGAGCGGgcagggcagcccccggcccgcaCCAGCAAGCAGCACCTCCCTTCTtgctcagcacagctccagctgccGTGGGCTGGGAGATGACCAACAAGCACtatgcagcagcagaaggcacgCGTGTTCCGAGGCAGCGGGGGTGTCCCCTACCTGAGGTCAGCCCTGCAGATGTGCGTCACCTTGGAGCGCCCCATGCCGCTGGGCTCCATGAGGTACTGGGACGTCAGCACCACGGCTTTGACGCCGCCTTCCACCTGCAGCTTGTCGTGGTCCACCGAGATGGAGATGAGCAGGCAGGCTCCCCGCGGCAGGTCCGTGCGCCAGCGCCTGCCGACACAGCGCCCGCTCAGCCGGGGGAGCCCGGGGACAGAGCAAAGCCCCGGGGCTCGGGTGCCCCCTGCCCTCACCTGAGCACCACGCAGTCCCTGCGCGGGTGGGGGGCCATGCTGTCTGTCACGTAGTGATAAACCTCCATGTCCTTGTCCAGGGCCTCCACCActttgctctgcagcaggtCCTCGTCCCACAGGTGCCGCTCCCGGAGCACCCGGTGCAGCACCAGCGAGGGAGGCGCCTCGACCTCCGTGGAGACCTTCCACAGGCGCAGAGGGTGCCCGTCCCCAACCTGCCAGGGACAAGCAGAAGGGTCAGGCGGCTGTCCTGGGAGCCCCGAGAGGCTTTACCAAGGGGTCTCACCACCGTGGAGCAGCACCATCACAGCTGCTGGCTAGGGGGAGCacgggatggggtgggagggggtggCAGAGCTCCTCTGGCTGCTGGAGAGGACGCCCCGTGTGCGGTGGCACTCACCTTTTTGCAGGAGAGCTCCGTGTTCAGGGGTCCTGGGGTGCTCAGCCACCCCTTGAATTTCTCCGATGACTCTTTGAGCAGGTTCTGGACGCTCTGCTCAAAGTAGGAGTGTAAATCCTTGCTTTCCCCCTGACACACAAAGTCAGCCAGGGGATGGGGGTAAGCATCGGCTGCCATataggagctgctcagctggagCAGAATGTCGTGGGAGACCTAAAAGCAAGAGCACACAGGTCTTCAGAGTCCCGGCAGCAACTTGTTGAACAAAGGAGGGGGGAAGGACGGACACAGCCTGCTTGGGCTTACATCCTGCAGCCTGTGAGCCATCCAGCCACGAGCAGGGCTTCGCTGGCCCCTCACTGAGCCTGGGGCTGCCCGAGTGGTGGCACTGCCCCACTGGAGGCCGAGTGCCCTCCATGAAACCCCCGGGGCAGCCACCCACCTGGAAGAGCTTCTTGCAGTCGGTGATCATGTGGGACAGCCCCTGCGTCGCAGCCATGTTCTCGTTCAGGTCCTTCTGGTCGGGTTTCCCCACGGTGCCCCTCCTGTGCATGGCCCTGCGGGGCGGCACGAGGCGCTGGGAGCGGTGCCCTCACCCGGGGTGCCtacccccagccccaaccccaaccccacgccgcacagcagggcagggggagcggCGCCCTCACCTCGGCGAGGTGCTCTCCTTCTTGGACACGTTGAGGTGGAAGAGGGAGGGCGCCAGGCACACGGCCAGGTTGCCGGCGGTCATCTGGTTCTCCTCGGCCGAGGCGATGTCGCTGAGGAAGTAGAGCAGGGTCTGCAGCACCTCGCGGTTCTCGTCCGGCATCAGGATGATGGCAGCCTGCACCGCCTGCAGCCGCTGCTCCTTCGGCACGACTGGGGCAACGCCTGCTGTCAGCGCCTGGCCCCCGGGGCcaccccggccccgcgccgccaGCCCCGAGCCCAGGCCCCCGCCCGCGCCCCCCTTACACTGGTAGATCTGCAGGAAGGTGTCGGTCAGCTTGCTGGTGAAGATGGGCTCCGGCAGGTCCCGGAAATATTGCTTCAGCAGGTCGGCCACGTCGTACGCAGACTGCCCCTTGTAGTTGACGTTGTCGGGGCTGGTTTCGTTCATGTGCCGCAGCGCCTGGATCCGGGACTTCACCCCCGATTTACGGAAAATGCCGACCTGGGGGAACAGGGAGCCACGCTGGGACGCGAGGCAGGGCtggccctgcccctgcctggcCGTGCCAGACAAAAGCCCGGCTGCGGGATGGCCGAGGACACACCGAGAGATGCAAAATTCCCACAGACAACCTATGCCACAGCACTATGAAAACTACAAAAACTACAAAAagtgcagcccagcagcaccctggggcAGCGGCGTCACCTGGTCCAGGCACTGGCTGCGGAGGTAGCGCATCGCCTGCTGGATGCTCTGCGGCAGCGGCTGCCCCGTCCTCTGCACGTTGATGATGGGCGGCACCCCGAACACCGCCTTGTCCCTGTAGTCGGGGGCTTTGCTCCGCTTCATGAACTTGGGCACAGTCCTGCGGGGTGGGACAGACGGACGGTCAGGGCGGTGACCTGCTGCCTCGGCGGcgcggggggcagcgggacACCGGGTGTGATGCACCCACTGCCGCGGGGATGCCTCTGCTGTGCTCTGAGTACAGGCAACAAGTTCTGAACAGGAGCCACAACAGCTTTTATTAAGCCAACATGATTTTAGTGTTTGGCTTAGATAGAAAGCCATCATCTCACTCTTACACGGCTGCAACGTTTTCCATGCTCCACAGGTGCCTGCAGCCACCACGCAGAGCAAACAGAGCTTGGGTTCAggttttttccctccctctccatcACCTTCACATGGGGTTCACCACCCCTGGggcccccctcccggccccaTCCCCACCAGCTCACCACGTCCAGGCTTGTTTGTGTGGCACGGAGTACTTCTCCATGATGGCCGTGAGCCGCAGCAGGGAGCACTTCTGCAGCAGGTTGAGCTGTGCCGAGGACTGGCGGTTGATCTCCAGCGAGGCAGAGTTCAGGCTGGGCCGGTGGGAGTTCTGGAAGCTGTGCCAGCGCAGCTTTCTGCAGGGTGGGAGGGCGTTGGAGAGGCTTTCCGTGGCACCGCTGCTTTGGGGGCGGTGTGGGCACACCGGTGGCCAGGCTAAGCCCAACACCAGCCCTAGGGCTACAGGTGCTGCTTCCTACCCCTCACAAACCCAGCACGAGAAGGTGCCAGGGCACAGACACAACGAGAAACACTTTCTGTTGCCTCAGAGGAGTGCTCGTGCTGCcaggcagcgctgccccagccagcATCCTCCCCTttgggcagagccgtggggcTGCATGGGCTCAGCCTGCGCCCACACccaagggctgtgctggggcagccccccTGGGAGCCTGCCAGGAGGGCAGGGGCTCGGGCAGACACAGGACCACCACGCAGAGCAACGCCTCGGCCAAGGGACACCTCCAACACCCACTTTCTAAACAGCACACGACACCAACGAGGCAGTGCCCAGCACTGAAACCCTTCCCCAGTCTGTGCTGCTCTGGGAAGGCTCCTGCCCAGCGCCTCCAGAGCATCCCTgagcccagcagggcagggggcacgTTCCCAGCCCGTGAAAGCACCCACCCGTGTACCCATCCGTGCCCTGCCCGCAGGCACAGCCCCTCCAGCAACAGCCTAGCAGGGCTGAAAATCCACAGAACCCTGCAGCGGCTGGAGTTCCCTTTGGGAAAAGCGCAAGGGAgcactagaaaaagaaaaatcattccaACCCACTCCATCCCATCctatcccaatccccatcccatcccatcccacccctgTGCAGCCAGCAGAGTGCAGCAGCGCGCCATGCCCGGCCCTGCTCGCCCCCCCCACGGCCTCCGTGTCCCTGCCTGGGGGCTGGTGACACTCGTGGGCtgccccctgggacccccccgggaccctccTGGTACCTGCAGGGCCTGGTGAGCGAGGCTCCCACGCCCGAGTCGCGGC includes the following:
- the STARD8 gene encoding stAR-related lipid transfer protein 8 isoform X3; this translates as MLFYQLGPAAIREIEAKKACDWLRAAGFPQYAQLYEDSLFPLDIGAVKRDHSFLDQDSLKSLCRRLMTLNTCASMKLEVHFQRKQNEDSEEEDLCAISNRWAFQRESKRWSRVGSVDVLSQASEGPNCAMRQASSRESVLTDLSTNLEAVSLHSSVSTGSTSGTPGIVVTPPEPSPARDAAAVAQPGRSSSARSLVEPPASREGPKEKLKKRRSRSFLKRIESLRRKDKEKAGPDEKGVPSSGGMAKPGWDSTKSNGDLTATKGSSPKRGAAASFHSKKHFFSVSYRTNRLLGSGRGKGSPESKRTGVYLEDYEAAVGTGGTWAAGERQPRPACRGDCLVYIPRDHKPGTFPKSLSIESLCPLGSSSLTGWKAGGEPGGLAGGGGGSSSSGEGSASPRGFACRRRGSCSSLGSRVSVYDNVPELSSTEELAKLDGEVTYQNLDDILQHMWGLQQKVELWYKAISPSLDGEDGGEDEEEEEEETDSGGEPTFPSNLHFEERSMSDVGTSASDFDSTGNSLNEAEELEMRERRDSGVGASLTRPCRKLRWHSFQNSHRPSLNSASLEINRQSSAQLNLLQKCSLLRLTAIMEKYSVPHKQAWTWTVPKFMKRSKAPDYRDKAVFGVPPIINVQRTGQPLPQSIQQAMRYLRSQCLDQVGIFRKSGVKSRIQALRHMNETSPDNVNYKGQSAYDVADLLKQYFRDLPEPIFTSKLTDTFLQIYQFVPKEQRLQAVQAAIILMPDENREVLQTLLYFLSDIASAEENQMTAGNLAVCLAPSLFHLNVSKKESTSPRAMHRRGTVGKPDQKDLNENMAATQGLSHMITDCKKLFQVSHDILLQLSSSYMAADAYPHPLADFVCQGESKDLHSYFEQSVQNLLKESSEKFKGWLSTPGPLNTELSCKKVGDGHPLRLWKVSTEVEAPPSLVLHRVLRERHLWDEDLLQSKVVEALDKDMEVYHYVTDSMAPHPRRDCVVLRRWRTDLPRGACLLISISVDHDKLQVEGGVKAVVLTSQYLMEPSGMGRSKVTHICRADLRGRSPEWYNKVFGHLCAMELARIRDSFPALSPNGPETKI
- the STARD8 gene encoding stAR-related lipid transfer protein 8 isoform X2, producing the protein MLIFLSAFKSQSPMNKARINSFCHEIEAKKACDWLRAAGFPQYAQLYEDSLFPLDIGAVKRDHSFLDQDSLKSLCRRLMTLNTCASMKLEVHFQRKQNEDSEEEDLCAISNRWAFQRESKRWSRVGSVDVLSQASEGPNCAMRQASSRESVLTDLSTNLEAVSLHSSVSTGSTSGTPGIVVTPPEPSPARDAAAVAQPGRSSSARSLVEPPASREGPKEKLKKRRSRSFLKRIESLRRKDKEKAGPDEKGVPSSGGMAKPGWDSTKSNGDLTATKGSSPKRGAAASFHSKKHFFSVSYRTNRLLGSGRGKGSPESKRTGVYLEDYEAAVGTGGTWAAGERQPRPACRGDCLVYIPRDHKPGTFPKSLSIESLCPLGSSSLTGWKAGGEPGGLAGGGGGSSSSGEGSASPRGFACRRRGSCSSLGSRVSVYDNVPELSSTEELAKLDGEVTYQNLDDILQHMWGLQQKVELWYKAISPSLDGEDGGEDEEEEEEETDSGGEPTFPSNLHFEERSMSDVGTSASDFDSTGNSLNEAEELEMRERRDSGVGASLTRPCRKLRWHSFQNSHRPSLNSASLEINRQSSAQLNLLQKCSLLRLTAIMEKYSVPHKQAWTWTVPKFMKRSKAPDYRDKAVFGVPPIINVQRTGQPLPQSIQQAMRYLRSQCLDQVGIFRKSGVKSRIQALRHMNETSPDNVNYKGQSAYDVADLLKQYFRDLPEPIFTSKLTDTFLQIYQFVPKEQRLQAVQAAIILMPDENREVLQTLLYFLSDIASAEENQMTAGNLAVCLAPSLFHLNVSKKESTSPRAMHRRGTVGKPDQKDLNENMAATQGLSHMITDCKKLFQVSHDILLQLSSSYMAADAYPHPLADFVCQGESKDLHSYFEQSVQNLLKESSEKFKGWLSTPGPLNTELSCKKVGDGHPLRLWKVSTEVEAPPSLVLHRVLRERHLWDEDLLQSKVVEALDKDMEVYHYVTDSMAPHPRRDCVVLRRWRTDLPRGACLLISISVDHDKLQVEGGVKAVVLTSQYLMEPSGMGRSKVTHICRADLRGRSPEWYNKVFGHLCAMELARIRDSFPALSPNGPETKI
- the STARD8 gene encoding stAR-related lipid transfer protein 8 isoform X4, whose amino-acid sequence is MTLNTCASMKLEVHFQRKQNEDSEEEDLCAISNRWAFQRESKRWSRVGSVDVLSQASEGPNCAMRQASSRESVLTDLSTNLEAVSLHSSVSTGSTSGTPGIVVTPPEPSPARDAAAVAQPGRSSSARSLVEPPASREGPKEKLKKRRSRSFLKRIESLRRKDKEKAGPDEKGVPSSGGMAKPGWDSTKSNGDLTATKGSSPKRGAAASFHSKKHFFSVSYRTNRLLGSGRGKGSPESKRTGVYLEDYEAAVGTGGTWAAGERQPRPACRGDCLVYIPRDHKPGTFPKSLSIESLCPLGSSSLTGWKAGGEPGGLAGGGGGSSSSGEGSASPRGFACRRRGSCSSLGSRVSVYDNVPELSSTEELAKLDGEVTYQNLDDILQHMWGLQQKVELWYKAISPSLDGEDGGEDEEEEEEETDSGGEPTFPSNLHFEERSMSDVGTSASDFDSTGNSLNEAEELEMRERRDSGVGASLTRPCRKLRWHSFQNSHRPSLNSASLEINRQSSAQLNLLQKCSLLRLTAIMEKYSVPHKQAWTWTVPKFMKRSKAPDYRDKAVFGVPPIINVQRTGQPLPQSIQQAMRYLRSQCLDQVGIFRKSGVKSRIQALRHMNETSPDNVNYKGQSAYDVADLLKQYFRDLPEPIFTSKLTDTFLQIYQFVPKEQRLQAVQAAIILMPDENREVLQTLLYFLSDIASAEENQMTAGNLAVCLAPSLFHLNVSKKESTSPRAMHRRGTVGKPDQKDLNENMAATQGLSHMITDCKKLFQVSHDILLQLSSSYMAADAYPHPLADFVCQGESKDLHSYFEQSVQNLLKESSEKFKGWLSTPGPLNTELSCKKVGDGHPLRLWKVSTEVEAPPSLVLHRVLRERHLWDEDLLQSKVVEALDKDMEVYHYVTDSMAPHPRRDCVVLRRWRTDLPRGACLLISISVDHDKLQVEGGVKAVVLTSQYLMEPSGMGRSKVTHICRADLRGRSPEWYNKVFGHLCAMELARIRDSFPALSPNGPETKI
- the STARD8 gene encoding stAR-related lipid transfer protein 8 isoform X1 — protein: MPLLDFFWACFKRAKCFSLLEDKKDAEIEAKKACDWLRAAGFPQYAQLYEDSLFPLDIGAVKRDHSFLDQDSLKSLCRRLMTLNTCASMKLEVHFQRKQNEDSEEEDLCAISNRWAFQRESKRWSRVGSVDVLSQASEGPNCAMRQASSRESVLTDLSTNLEAVSLHSSVSTGSTSGTPGIVVTPPEPSPARDAAAVAQPGRSSSARSLVEPPASREGPKEKLKKRRSRSFLKRIESLRRKDKEKAGPDEKGVPSSGGMAKPGWDSTKSNGDLTATKGSSPKRGAAASFHSKKHFFSVSYRTNRLLGSGRGKGSPESKRTGVYLEDYEAAVGTGGTWAAGERQPRPACRGDCLVYIPRDHKPGTFPKSLSIESLCPLGSSSLTGWKAGGEPGGLAGGGGGSSSSGEGSASPRGFACRRRGSCSSLGSRVSVYDNVPELSSTEELAKLDGEVTYQNLDDILQHMWGLQQKVELWYKAISPSLDGEDGGEDEEEEEEETDSGGEPTFPSNLHFEERSMSDVGTSASDFDSTGNSLNEAEELEMRERRDSGVGASLTRPCRKLRWHSFQNSHRPSLNSASLEINRQSSAQLNLLQKCSLLRLTAIMEKYSVPHKQAWTWTVPKFMKRSKAPDYRDKAVFGVPPIINVQRTGQPLPQSIQQAMRYLRSQCLDQVGIFRKSGVKSRIQALRHMNETSPDNVNYKGQSAYDVADLLKQYFRDLPEPIFTSKLTDTFLQIYQFVPKEQRLQAVQAAIILMPDENREVLQTLLYFLSDIASAEENQMTAGNLAVCLAPSLFHLNVSKKESTSPRAMHRRGTVGKPDQKDLNENMAATQGLSHMITDCKKLFQVSHDILLQLSSSYMAADAYPHPLADFVCQGESKDLHSYFEQSVQNLLKESSEKFKGWLSTPGPLNTELSCKKVGDGHPLRLWKVSTEVEAPPSLVLHRVLRERHLWDEDLLQSKVVEALDKDMEVYHYVTDSMAPHPRRDCVVLRRWRTDLPRGACLLISISVDHDKLQVEGGVKAVVLTSQYLMEPSGMGRSKVTHICRADLRGRSPEWYNKVFGHLCAMELARIRDSFPALSPNGPETKI